In Sphaerospermopsis torques-reginae ITEP-024, the genomic window TATGGGTAAAGCTGTGCAATAGCCTCCCAGTCCCCAGAAAAACCAATTACTGAAAAACCGGAAGCGAAACCAATCTTCTGGTAAGGGAAAATAACGTTTAATAGAAAAATAAAGCACTGATAACGCACCCAAGGCAACCAGTACATAACTCACCAAGACAGAAAAAGCCTGAACTCGCACATTATCCGAGGAACGGGAGATAGGGAGGAGGGTTAACAATTCAGGTATAAATAATTGTCCCATCAAAAAAAATCCCAGGACAAAAACCTGTAAAATTGTTTCCACATTCCAAGGAGTTGACCAAGGCTTTTGGGCATTTGTAGCTAAGATAGACGCTCTGCCCTTGAGTAAAAGCTGAATAATTAAAGCTATTAGTAAGATTAGACCTATAAAGGCTGTTAAGCTGGGAATAGTGGCAATTAAGGCTAATTTTAATACTGCATCGGTAGCGGATGCTTGTTGTGCAGCTTGAACATCTGATAAAGCAGTTTGACGCTGTTGAATTTGGTAAAGCTGAGTTAAGGCTGTGTAGCGAAACCAACCTTCTAAATTTTTTTGTATCAGTGGTTGAGCATTTGGGAGTAGACGCGGCGGGTTGCTCCATAGTCCACTGAGGACGTTAGCGGTGGCGGTAAATTCGGTTTCAGAGGGTTCTTGTACTTGACTCCAAGTTTTTTGGGCTTTATTTGTTTCCCCTTGCTGTGCTTGTAATATTCCTAAGCGTAAGTCTAATTCATGCCGCAATTTTTGCAGTTTGCTGATAGACTTCTCTAGCTCTTTTTGTTGTTGTTGGGGAGAGGTTTTGGTTTCCAGGGGTTCATTTGGTAGGGGTTTGGCAGGTGTGACAGCGGTGATATCTTGAGCGCGAAGTTTTGCAAGTTTGTTTTCGGCTTTGTCCAAGTTTGTTTTTACAGACTCACGCGCCTCTAGATATTGCTTGGCTGCACTTTCTAGGGGTTTATCACCTACTATTGCTGCCCGAAGAGCTTGCAAACTCTCGTCGTTGCTATCTTCTGGTTGCCATGCTTGGGCTTGCAAGACAATATTAGTTTGGTACAGTTCCAAACGACTTTGAAACTGAGGTTTTTGCCAACTAGCAAATAAAGACAAGCCGGACAACATAATCGCTAACAATGTTAGCGCAGTTAACAGCAACCGTTTAAGTGACATTTATCCCCCTTGAACTTACCTGTAGAGAGCGATCGCCCCTTGGCAATTATAAGATAATCTGGCAGGTTGGGGAGATAAGGGATTTCCAAATCAAAAAATATCTAATTTTTATGACAGCAGGGGTGCAGGAAATTGACACATAATTACCCCCGCAAGATGCGGGGGATTTGTGATCAAAAATGTCGTTTACCTTAGTTTAGTATGGAGTAGATTTACTGACCGGACATTTGTGGTGCTTTGTCTAGTCTCCAGGTGAAGTAGCTCTCTGGGTTGTTATCAGGAACTATAAACCCAGTTGCTCCTCCTGATGTCTGAGGGGGTCTAGGAGGACTACTTTGTCCTTGTTGTCCTGGTATTTGTGGTATTTGTGGCATTTGTTGTTCTTGTCCTTGTCCTCCAACTAACAACTCTTGTGCATTTGTGGATAGTTCTTCCAGTAAATTAAACATTGAAATTTACCTCACTTACGTTATTGATTTAGTTAAGGGTTGTGTCCCCTTTATTAATTGACAATAAGTGGTTTTTGAAGGTAATTCATGTGTCAGATGGGAGAATTTCTATTATGCCTTTTGGTTAATACAAGAGGTAGAGTATTATTGATACAGATAAAATCAATCTTTTTCTCGGTTTTTTGGATTAAGAGCTAACCTATCTTCCCCCTCACCCAAGCACGGAAAGATTTTAACAAAGCAATTTCACCCATATTTTTACTCTGCTGAATGAATCTAGTCATATCACTAACAGAAATTACAGGAAAAGCAACACTAAAATTAATTTCAATATAATTACCTTCTAATAATTTATAAAACTGCAAAACCTCACCGTCATATCTCCAAAGTTCAAATACACCTAAAGCAGCGTAAATATTTAATTTATTTACAGAACTGCTAGTAATATCAATTTCAATTGCTAAATCTGGTGGTGGATCTGTTTCTAAATTTAAAGTTTCTTTACCTCTAATTGCTGGTTCATTTTGGATATAATAACAAGTATCTGGTTCAATGCCTTTTTTAATTATTTTGCGTTTTAATGTTGTAGAACCAGCACTTCTAAGTTCTATATCTAATTCTTCAGCTAAAGCAACGATAAAATTACTAAAATTGCCTTTCGGGTTTTCGTGTTCAAATAGTGGAGTCATAATTTCTAAAGTACCGCAGTCATAAGCAAAACGAGAACCTCTATTTTCACCTGTATCTTTGAGCAAGGATTCAAAGGTATCCCAACTAACGTCATATAAAACTGTTCTTTGTTCTGCGGGTGTTGATTGGAGTAGCATATACAATACCTATTCTGTCAC contains:
- a CDS encoding CPBP family glutamic-type intramembrane protease, producing MSLKRLLLTALTLLAIMLSGLSLFASWQKPQFQSRLELYQTNIVLQAQAWQPEDSNDESLQALRAAIVGDKPLESAAKQYLEARESVKTNLDKAENKLAKLRAQDITAVTPAKPLPNEPLETKTSPQQQQKELEKSISKLQKLRHELDLRLGILQAQQGETNKAQKTWSQVQEPSETEFTATANVLSGLWSNPPRLLPNAQPLIQKNLEGWFRYTALTQLYQIQQRQTALSDVQAAQQASATDAVLKLALIATIPSLTAFIGLILLIALIIQLLLKGRASILATNAQKPWSTPWNVETILQVFVLGFFLMGQLFIPELLTLLPISRSSDNVRVQAFSVLVSYVLVALGALSVLYFSIKRYFPLPEDWFRFRFFSNWFFWGLGGYCTALPIVVIVSLINQQLWNGQGGSNPLLQLALESRDDVALGIFFFTAAIAAPFFEEFLFRGFLLPSLTRYLPVWGAIFVSSLLFAAAHLSLSEILPLTALGMVLGIVYTRSRNLLAPMLLHGLWNSGTLLSLFLLGSNN
- a CDS encoding Uma2 family endonuclease; translated protein: MLLQSTPAEQRTVLYDVSWDTFESLLKDTGENRGSRFAYDCGTLEIMTPLFEHENPKGNFSNFIVALAEELDIELRSAGSTTLKRKIIKKGIEPDTCYYIQNEPAIRGKETLNLETDPPPDLAIEIDITSSSVNKLNIYAALGVFELWRYDGEVLQFYKLLEGNYIEINFSVAFPVISVSDMTRFIQQSKNMGEIALLKSFRAWVRGKIG